The following proteins come from a genomic window of Nostoc sp. ATCC 53789:
- a CDS encoding response regulator: MKKVLLVEDSLTESEKMTRYLEQGGYSVYEVRSGEEAQLRLKQQKPDLILLDLILPGQSGFEFCRKLKADPTTKGIPVVICSTKNTDVDRTWGNMSGADGYLVKPVDENTLLQTVNKFIR; this comes from the coding sequence ATGAAAAAAGTTCTTTTAGTTGAAGATAGCCTCACAGAATCCGAAAAGATGACACGTTACCTAGAGCAAGGAGGATATTCAGTTTATGAAGTTCGTAGTGGTGAAGAGGCTCAACTGCGGTTGAAACAACAAAAACCTGACTTGATCTTACTGGATTTGATTTTGCCAGGCCAAAGTGGATTTGAGTTCTGCCGAAAGTTGAAAGCCGATCCGACAACAAAAGGAATCCCGGTAGTGATTTGCTCAACTAAAAACACAGATGTTGATAGAACTTGGGGCAATATGAGTGGCGCTGATGGCTATTTAGTCAAACCTGTAGATGAAAATACCTTGCTCCAGACTGTTAATAAATTTATTCGCTAA
- a CDS encoding chemotaxis protein CheW, with the protein MVQANDRFSSLPINSQFRLENSSQGNNQRFLRFPLNGKVNGLLPLADLRGVIQVALTEILPVPQVAEFLLGIMNWRGEAIWILDLAALLGATHWCRRESVRNSGMAMLVQVQNQTVGLLVEQVNTIEVHDPQERLEISTSMLPGRLGSFLQGYFVDSQGSPLMLLDTQVVIQALQPL; encoded by the coding sequence ATGGTACAGGCCAACGATCGCTTTTCTTCGCTACCCATTAATAGCCAATTTCGACTTGAAAACTCTTCCCAAGGAAACAACCAGAGGTTTTTAAGATTTCCGTTGAATGGAAAGGTAAATGGGTTACTCCCATTAGCTGATTTGCGGGGAGTAATTCAGGTTGCGCTGACCGAGATTTTGCCAGTACCGCAAGTAGCAGAATTCTTGTTAGGCATAATGAATTGGCGGGGAGAAGCGATCTGGATTCTTGATTTAGCAGCTTTGTTGGGAGCAACACATTGGTGTCGGCGGGAAAGTGTGCGTAACTCTGGCATGGCGATGCTTGTTCAAGTCCAGAATCAAACTGTCGGGCTGTTGGTAGAGCAAGTCAATACCATTGAAGTTCACGATCCCCAAGAGCGGTTAGAGATTTCGACATCGATGTTACCTGGCCGACTAGGCTCATTCTTACAGGGTTACTTTGTGGATTCTCAAGGTAGCCCTTTGATGTTACTTGACACCCAGGTTGTGATTCAAGCCCTTCAGCCTCTTTGA